One window of Leptospiraceae bacterium genomic DNA carries:
- a CDS encoding GAF domain-containing protein, with the protein MLSRLPFLVLAIPISINCLAIKTPELCKTAVAKEGVLDLREWDFARDGQVNLDGEWEVFPEKLESSEIQASEPKQFFHLGNTIRLSQKPFSYASFKLRILLPEVLTEPSLYLRAKSFNSAYAVFEKEKLIAKSGTVGKSKLDSIPWISSEISPIQMSPKEMELILKVSDFYSTKNTLNGKLELGTLHQLESASNIDLFLSMILASLFLLIFFYNITQIKEKVSIALGMSALCLTFLVGMSDSYPLSIILPNTIGKFLLNFKIISQFLVLVCTTYLYFVLSSFITLKILRILTTAFFSILTCFVLLIYNLQLPAHSDLYASGALLLFHLLASYHFFIYGPSSFARIKTYTNKYKAELDRTLKELQDNKKSFDQKIIERSFNMVTYMEKLEIQTGEMEKLNELIIHLLEGANIDSVLDEIFTHIMTYYRANIAFLYFLDSDSNEFYPYRGITKDIPDEIQSFMSTARMPVSREAGVAYIAYKRKRTIYIENAKTKYTKKKDKVTGSGKPELVSSLYIPVLIRNEFQGIFFLATFNHPLHLNKDKIKFISMFTNQLTAAIQKERMLKEMEEEKRRAELEKERAEKARLEAEAAKAEIEAINSLARSINENLELKFIMDKIMNYVESHFGIKFYSLHILNDNKKKMKLLEAKFPESVSPEEKRKIMQIQIPILTEEGAFAFICKSKKMVFYKKLDIEKSNEEERQALGNLNISSMVGIPLKVKNEIIGILNFFSPTQLSLTKMHLKTIASLGEQVAGVIHNSSLYKDIKTEKDKSESLLLSILPPKIATELKNTSKVVPIIYESVTILFTDFVAFTKIAETLLPKQLLIELDGYFTFFDFVCEKYNIEKLKTIGDSYMCAGGLPTANKTHALDACLTAMEFRDFALRMQELNSNSKDAMMPWELRIGLHTGPVIGGIVGTTKFAYDVWGDSVNIASRIESSSVPGKVNISETTYELVKDFFVCEHRGKVSAKNKGQIDMHFLDRLKPEFSANEEGTIPNQKFHELYARIKAGESIITYTIEQLPLAV; encoded by the coding sequence TTGCTTAGTAGATTGCCATTCCTAGTATTAGCTATACCGATAAGCATAAACTGCTTAGCAATAAAGACACCCGAACTCTGTAAAACTGCCGTTGCGAAAGAGGGAGTCTTAGATCTTAGGGAATGGGACTTTGCTAGAGACGGTCAAGTCAACTTAGATGGTGAATGGGAAGTCTTTCCTGAAAAATTAGAATCATCCGAAATACAAGCAAGCGAGCCGAAGCAATTTTTTCATTTAGGAAATACAATTAGGCTCAGTCAAAAACCTTTTTCCTATGCGAGCTTTAAATTAAGAATACTACTTCCAGAAGTATTAACCGAACCAAGTCTTTATCTCCGAGCAAAATCATTTAACAGCGCCTATGCAGTTTTCGAGAAAGAAAAACTAATTGCAAAGTCCGGCACTGTGGGCAAATCAAAATTAGACTCTATTCCCTGGATAAGCTCTGAAATTTCTCCTATTCAGATGAGTCCTAAAGAAATGGAACTCATTCTAAAAGTATCTGACTTTTATTCTACAAAGAATACTTTGAATGGAAAATTAGAATTGGGAACGCTTCATCAATTAGAATCTGCGTCTAATATTGATTTGTTTCTCAGTATGATTTTGGCTTCTCTTTTTCTATTGATTTTTTTCTACAATATCACTCAAATAAAGGAAAAAGTTTCTATCGCTCTTGGTATGTCAGCACTTTGTCTTACTTTTTTAGTTGGCATGTCTGACTCTTATCCGCTTTCCATTATTCTTCCTAACACAATAGGGAAATTCCTACTCAATTTCAAAATTATCTCTCAGTTTCTAGTTTTAGTGTGCACAACCTATTTGTATTTTGTTCTAAGCTCTTTCATTACTCTAAAAATACTTCGCATTCTTACCACTGCGTTTTTTTCTATTCTTACCTGCTTTGTTCTTTTAATCTATAATTTACAACTGCCCGCTCACTCAGATTTGTATGCAAGTGGGGCATTACTTCTATTTCATCTATTAGCATCCTATCACTTCTTTATATATGGTCCTAGTTCTTTTGCAAGAATCAAAACTTACACAAATAAATACAAAGCCGAATTAGATAGAACCCTAAAGGAACTCCAGGACAATAAGAAGAGCTTTGACCAGAAGATAATCGAGCGCTCTTTTAATATGGTTACTTATATGGAGAAGTTAGAGATTCAAACAGGAGAAATGGAAAAGCTAAACGAACTAATCATCCATCTGTTAGAAGGGGCTAATATTGATTCTGTGCTAGATGAGATTTTTACTCATATCATGACTTACTATCGTGCAAACATTGCCTTTCTTTATTTTCTAGATTCTGATTCCAATGAATTCTATCCGTATCGCGGAATTACAAAAGATATACCGGATGAGATTCAGTCTTTTATGTCAACAGCTAGAATGCCTGTGTCAAGAGAAGCGGGTGTAGCCTATATTGCTTATAAAAGAAAACGAACCATCTACATCGAAAATGCAAAAACTAAATACACTAAAAAGAAAGATAAAGTAACAGGAAGCGGTAAACCAGAATTAGTCTCTTCTCTCTATATTCCTGTTTTAATTCGAAATGAATTTCAAGGAATCTTTTTTCTGGCAACATTCAATCATCCCCTTCATCTAAACAAAGACAAGATTAAATTCATTTCCATGTTCACAAATCAATTAACAGCAGCCATTCAAAAAGAAAGAATGCTAAAAGAAATGGAGGAAGAAAAAAGAAGAGCGGAACTAGAAAAGGAAAGAGCTGAGAAAGCAAGGCTAGAAGCAGAAGCAGCAAAGGCAGAAATTGAGGCTATTAATAGTTTGGCGCGTAGCATCAATGAAAACTTAGAGCTTAAATTCATAATGGATAAGATTATGAATTATGTAGAATCCCATTTTGGAATTAAATTCTATTCTTTACATATCTTAAATGATAACAAAAAGAAAATGAAATTACTAGAAGCAAAATTCCCCGAATCCGTATCACCGGAAGAAAAAAGAAAGATCATGCAAATTCAAATTCCAATCCTAACAGAAGAAGGGGCATTTGCCTTTATCTGCAAGTCTAAGAAGATGGTTTTTTATAAAAAGTTAGACATTGAAAAATCAAATGAAGAAGAAAGACAGGCTCTTGGAAATCTAAATATTTCTTCCATGGTAGGAATTCCACTCAAAGTAAAAAATGAAATCATAGGTATCTTAAATTTCTTTAGTCCGACTCAACTCAGTCTTACCAAAATGCATCTAAAGACAATCGCAAGCTTGGGTGAGCAAGTCGCTGGTGTCATTCATAATTCCAGTCTTTATAAAGACATTAAAACCGAAAAGGATAAATCAGAGAGTCTACTCTTAAGTATCCTCCCTCCTAAAATTGCAACCGAATTAAAGAACACAAGCAAAGTCGTTCCGATTATCTATGAATCAGTAACAATCTTATTTACTGACTTTGTTGCCTTCACTAAGATTGCTGAGACACTTTTACCCAAGCAGCTTTTAATTGAGCTAGATGGATACTTTACTTTCTTTGATTTTGTTTGTGAAAAATACAATATCGAAAAACTAAAAACGATAGGCGACTCCTATATGTGCGCGGGGGGACTTCCAACGGCTAACAAGACTCATGCGCTAGATGCCTGCCTGACTGCAATGGAATTTAGAGACTTTGCACTTAGAATGCAGGAATTAAATTCTAACTCTAAGGATGCAATGATGCCATGGGAATTACGAATTGGACTGCATACAGGTCCTGTGATTGGAGGAATCGTAGGCACAACAAAGTTTGCCTATGATGTATGGGGAGACAGTGTAAATATTGCGAGTCGAATTGAATCTTCGAGTGTGCCCGGAAAAGTAAATATCTCCGAGACAACCTATGAACTCGTAAAAGATTTTTTTGTTTGTGAGCATCGAGGCAAAGTAAGTGCAAAGAACAAAGGTCAAATTGATATGCACTTTCTAGATAGGCTTAAACCTGAATTCTCTGCAAACGAAGAAGGAACCATTCCCAACCAAAAGTTTCATGAGCTCTACGCAAGAATTAAAGCAGGCGAGAGCATCATTACATACACGATAGAACAATTACCATTAGCCGTTTAG
- a CDS encoding transporter: MEILIKYLEENKLFLLFLVIAIGYFLGKLKYKGFSLGIAAVLFVGIAFGSLSEKLALPDTVYILGLVFFVYTTGLQAGPGFFASFNKKAISYNLLMVGVLTLSAILTVILGKAFGLNANITSGLFAGSLTNTPALASIVDTLKNTYSSLPPGELSKVMGEPIAGYSIAYPYGVIGVIISFFVIKKLFKVDVEKESSEIAEELGFGGKELEHRDIQITNPNLFGKTVEYIFANNDLTGLVIARIKKKDKTEIVNGDTVLEKDDIITLVGTKLRERTPFFGVHDHTHLFADRSELDFRRVFVSSKDVIGYTIGSLDLHTKFEATITRLKRGDADIVPSPNTILQGGDRIRIVAAKEDMDKVSKFFGDSFHSLTEIDYISMAIGIAIGLFVGEIPIPLPGGASFKLGYAGGPLIVSLILGYLGRTGSIVWSISYNANLTLRQMGVVLFLSGIGLKAGFSFGANFAKYGLLLVFLGFIITTINTGIMLLAGRIFLKIPYPLLIGILSGMQTQPACIAYATAEIKNSVPSFGYSLVFPVAMITKILLVQIIFNVLNLNG, encoded by the coding sequence ATGGAAATTTTAATAAAGTATTTAGAAGAGAATAAATTATTTTTACTTTTCTTGGTAATAGCAATTGGCTATTTTTTAGGCAAATTGAAATACAAAGGTTTTAGTTTAGGAATTGCTGCCGTTCTATTTGTAGGAATTGCGTTTGGCTCTTTGTCTGAGAAGTTAGCTTTGCCGGATACCGTCTATATTCTTGGTTTAGTTTTTTTTGTTTATACGACTGGTCTACAAGCAGGACCTGGCTTCTTTGCTAGTTTTAATAAGAAGGCGATTTCTTACAATCTACTTATGGTAGGAGTATTGACATTATCCGCTATTCTGACTGTTATCTTAGGAAAAGCATTTGGTCTAAATGCAAATATCACTTCCGGTCTTTTTGCAGGCTCTCTCACAAACACTCCAGCTCTTGCGTCTATCGTTGATACTTTAAAAAATACATATTCCAGTCTGCCTCCCGGTGAATTGAGTAAAGTGATGGGAGAGCCTATTGCCGGCTATTCAATTGCCTATCCTTATGGCGTGATTGGAGTAATTATTTCTTTTTTTGTAATCAAGAAACTTTTCAAAGTAGATGTTGAAAAAGAAAGCTCTGAGATTGCAGAAGAGCTTGGTTTCGGTGGAAAAGAATTAGAGCATAGAGATATTCAAATTACAAATCCAAATTTGTTTGGTAAAACAGTAGAATATATTTTTGCAAACAATGATTTGACCGGACTTGTAATTGCTCGAATTAAAAAGAAAGACAAAACAGAAATTGTAAATGGTGATACCGTTTTAGAAAAAGATGATATTATAACGTTAGTCGGCACAAAGCTTAGAGAGCGCACGCCTTTTTTCGGAGTGCATGATCACACTCATTTATTTGCAGATAGATCCGAGCTTGATTTCAGAAGAGTCTTTGTTTCGAGTAAAGATGTCATCGGGTATACAATCGGTAGCCTCGATCTACACACTAAATTTGAAGCAACGATTACCCGTCTCAAACGAGGAGATGCAGATATCGTTCCTTCGCCTAATACTATTTTACAAGGGGGAGATCGAATTCGAATTGTAGCAGCAAAGGAGGATATGGACAAAGTATCTAAGTTCTTTGGAGATTCCTTTCACAGTCTAACAGAGATTGATTATATTAGCATGGCGATTGGAATTGCGATTGGTCTATTTGTAGGAGAAATTCCAATTCCTCTTCCAGGTGGTGCTTCCTTTAAACTCGGTTATGCCGGCGGACCTCTCATTGTGTCTTTGATTCTAGGTTATCTAGGAAGAACAGGAAGTATTGTTTGGAGTATTTCGTATAACGCAAATTTAACTCTCAGACAAATGGGTGTTGTGTTATTTCTTTCAGGCATTGGACTCAAAGCCGGTTTTTCTTTTGGAGCAAACTTTGCTAAATACGGATTGTTGTTAGTCTTCTTGGGATTTATTATTACTACGATCAACACAGGCATAATGCTATTAGCCGGTAGAATATTCTTAAAAATTCCTTATCCACTTCTTATTGGAATTCTTTCTGGAATGCAAACGCAACCTGCTTGTATTGCCTATGCAACTGCTGAGATAAAAAATAGCGTTCCTAGTTTTGGTTACTCGCTAGTATTCCCTGTCGCTATGATTACAAAGATATTACTCGTGCAGATTATATTCAATGTTTTAAATCTAAACGGCTAA
- a CDS encoding penicillin acylase family protein produces the protein MRENIKLTRTKEGVPKVKANTIEDCLYGLGYVHAIDRGMQMNFMRILGRGRLSELLDSSDTSLSIDTFFRRMNWYGKTSKPLSEVDSEKKQWIKSYCAGVNDGFAKTYPFEMKLLGVPKEAWTIEDCILISRMIGYLTLAQSQGEVERLFIEMVQAGVSEKHLEELFPGILTGANYEKIKKIHLEDRVVPPSVLWEIGAPKMMASNNWVIGGSLTKSGKPILSNDPHLEINRLPSVWGEIILSTPNWYAIGGSMPGVPGILTGRTKDLSWGVTYAFVDAYDSWMEDCLEGKYLKEGKYIPFIQRKEVIKRKKKKSKEILFYENEHGTLSGNPYKEGIYLSSQWTGVDSGGVTVNSILSLLTSQNTKHAMDIVSKVETAWNFVIADSAGNIGYQMSGKVPKRKKGASGFVPFCGWDKKDDWNGFESPSDMPKSYNPKEGFFVTANNNLNQYGKIKPLNMPMGSYRADRIANLIRSGSKFTVEDVCKMHYDVYSLEAEIFMKILKPLLPDTAQGNILRDWDLKYNIESNGAYLFEVFYKELFREVFGKKNLGEKLISFLQEETGVFVDFYDKFVNILLSEKSIWFGTETREEIFKRVAEKSLQTEIKTWGSVQELKFNHILFAGKLPRFLGFDKGPIAIPGGRATISQGQIYKSAGRTTSFAASIRVVSDMADNSVITNMPGGPSDRRFSRWYSSDLQNWISGKYKTLSVNTEEITF, from the coding sequence ATGAGAGAAAATATTAAACTTACTAGAACCAAAGAGGGAGTTCCCAAAGTAAAAGCAAATACAATTGAAGATTGCCTTTATGGATTGGGTTATGTTCATGCAATAGACAGAGGAATGCAAATGAACTTTATGCGTATCCTTGGTCGCGGAAGACTTTCTGAACTTTTAGATTCAAGTGATACTTCTCTTTCGATTGACACATTCTTTAGAAGAATGAATTGGTATGGAAAAACGAGTAAACCACTCTCAGAAGTAGACTCCGAAAAAAAACAATGGATAAAATCCTACTGTGCAGGAGTAAATGACGGTTTTGCGAAAACCTATCCATTTGAAATGAAACTGCTTGGAGTTCCAAAAGAAGCCTGGACGATTGAAGATTGTATTTTAATTTCTAGAATGATCGGATACCTGACATTAGCCCAATCACAGGGAGAAGTAGAAAGACTATTTATTGAAATGGTGCAAGCAGGTGTGAGTGAAAAGCATTTAGAAGAATTGTTTCCCGGAATTCTTACAGGTGCAAATTATGAAAAGATAAAGAAGATTCATTTAGAAGATAGAGTTGTCCCTCCCTCTGTATTATGGGAAATAGGGGCGCCTAAGATGATGGCTTCGAATAACTGGGTAATCGGTGGTAGCCTTACCAAGAGCGGCAAACCCATCTTATCCAATGACCCCCATTTAGAAATCAATCGACTTCCTTCTGTCTGGGGAGAAATCATTCTTTCTACTCCTAATTGGTATGCGATAGGCGGAAGTATGCCCGGTGTTCCCGGAATCTTAACCGGTCGAACAAAAGATTTAAGCTGGGGTGTCACCTATGCCTTTGTAGATGCCTATGATTCCTGGATGGAAGATTGTCTTGAGGGCAAGTATTTAAAAGAAGGAAAATACATTCCTTTTATTCAACGCAAAGAAGTTATTAAACGCAAAAAGAAAAAAAGCAAAGAAATTCTCTTTTATGAAAACGAACATGGGACTCTTTCGGGAAATCCGTATAAAGAAGGAATTTATCTATCTTCTCAATGGACAGGCGTGGACTCCGGTGGGGTAACGGTTAATTCCATTTTGTCTCTACTTACTAGTCAGAATACAAAACACGCAATGGATATTGTTAGCAAAGTAGAAACAGCCTGGAATTTTGTAATCGCTGACTCCGCAGGAAACATTGGTTATCAAATGAGCGGAAAAGTTCCTAAACGAAAAAAAGGGGCAAGTGGTTTTGTTCCATTCTGCGGATGGGATAAGAAAGACGATTGGAATGGGTTCGAGTCTCCTTCTGATATGCCAAAGTCCTACAATCCAAAAGAAGGATTCTTTGTAACGGCTAATAATAATTTAAACCAATACGGAAAAATAAAACCTCTCAATATGCCAATGGGCTCTTATCGCGCTGACAGGATAGCCAATCTTATCCGCAGTGGCTCTAAGTTTACAGTCGAAGATGTTTGTAAGATGCACTATGATGTATATTCTTTAGAAGCGGAAATATTTATGAAAATTCTAAAGCCACTGCTTCCTGATACCGCACAGGGAAATATTCTAAGAGATTGGGATTTAAAATACAATATTGAGTCTAATGGCGCTTATCTCTTTGAAGTGTTTTATAAAGAATTATTTAGAGAAGTATTCGGCAAAAAAAATCTAGGAGAAAAACTCATTTCCTTTTTACAAGAAGAGACTGGAGTGTTTGTAGACTTCTATGATAAATTTGTAAATATACTTCTCTCTGAAAAATCGATTTGGTTTGGAACAGAAACCCGTGAAGAAATATTCAAGCGAGTGGCAGAGAAAAGTCTACAGACAGAAATTAAAACCTGGGGCAGTGTGCAGGAACTCAAATTCAATCATATTTTATTTGCTGGAAAACTTCCTCGCTTTCTTGGATTTGATAAAGGACCGATTGCAATTCCCGGTGGTCGTGCTACGATTTCGCAGGGACAGATTTATAAATCAGCCGGTCGCACAACTAGTTTTGCCGCATCGATTCGAGTTGTATCTGATATGGCGGATAATTCTGTTATTACCAACATGCCCGGCGGTCCTTCTGATAGAAGATTCTCCCGTTGGTATTCCTCTGATTTACAAAATTGGATTTCCGGAAAATACAAAACACTTTCTGTCAACACAGAAGAAATTACATTTTAG
- a CDS encoding SpoIIE family protein phosphatase: MINKIKLISLILFFLLPISLFSFDRVDLVKNCSDSKTCTPRVWYAIDSYDPSFLQLQNPGVEWKKIESFPIWMNKLFTKEGELATYTLMTYFDIPEDILNYPKHTGIRFGEIGEVFEIYLNGILIAREGEIKNGKVSFHRTVRGVIYQVPREIIQAKDNHLLVKLSGHPKFDHTGFYLTKYYDFGFYESIKYDEQDRVSLALLTVYFTVGLYHLFLFYRRRVEVYNFYYGAFSFIIAIYIYTRTSAIFENSWDTSIIQRVELAVLYPGFVFLSQSIDVLFFNKAGKWTRGFGHFSYLISAITLVCPDMYQAEYILRLWQISILTFGIPLLGRIFYVAIKKEISNAKRLLVGLIIFLMAVIYDILDSLVFNSGLSFTKYAFFIYILGFAGVLANRFISVHNEIEDLNKTLEDKVGERTKELNESLKEVKLLKEHQDGDYFLTTLIIQPLASNVPGDDKIGIKILTRQKKKFEFKNKMHEIGGDICISEIIHLKGRKYTAFLNGDAMGKSIQGAGGALALGVVFKSIISRGKIFSQEETVFPERWLKLAFQELQSIFESFDGSMMVSVVMGLVDNDRGFIYYINAEHPFCVLFRDKKATFIEKEMNLHKIGMMTAEHSGDFRINTFKLENGDIVLMGSDGKDDIKIGIDDRGGRVINEDESLFLKTVEEANADLERIFSITEKKGELTDDFSLLRIEFNDPYPVNADQDTSHLKLALEYYNKDEFRRAYDILEQITEPTLSKSYLRLKANTVYKMGDFYQAAELYSSFVDLYPEESTFLFATAKSYKMIGKSDLAADYSERLKLREPKNVNNLLLLTEVYLELNARYRASKMLDLAFLLDRENPKVIELKNRISGN; the protein is encoded by the coding sequence ATGATAAATAAAATAAAGCTGATTTCACTGATTCTTTTTTTCCTTCTTCCAATTTCCCTTTTTTCATTTGATAGAGTTGATTTAGTAAAGAATTGCTCTGATTCTAAGACTTGCACACCAAGAGTTTGGTATGCGATTGATTCTTATGATCCTTCCTTTTTACAATTACAAAACCCCGGCGTTGAATGGAAGAAGATAGAAAGCTTTCCTATTTGGATGAATAAACTTTTTACCAAAGAAGGCGAGCTTGCTACTTATACACTTATGACCTATTTTGATATTCCAGAGGATATTCTCAATTATCCGAAGCACACAGGAATTCGTTTTGGTGAGATAGGGGAAGTATTTGAAATTTATCTAAATGGAATTTTAATTGCCAGAGAAGGCGAAATCAAAAATGGAAAAGTATCTTTTCATAGAACTGTCCGCGGTGTAATCTATCAAGTCCCAAGAGAAATTATACAGGCTAAGGACAATCATCTTCTCGTAAAACTTTCCGGTCATCCAAAGTTTGATCACACTGGTTTTTATCTTACGAAATACTATGACTTTGGTTTTTATGAATCCATCAAATACGATGAACAGGATAGAGTGTCTCTCGCCTTACTCACCGTTTACTTCACCGTTGGTCTTTACCATCTATTTTTATTTTATCGCAGGAGAGTAGAGGTTTATAATTTTTATTACGGTGCGTTTTCTTTTATCATCGCCATTTATATTTATACAAGGACTTCTGCCATTTTCGAGAATTCGTGGGATACGTCTATTATCCAGAGAGTTGAGTTAGCAGTTCTTTATCCCGGCTTTGTTTTTCTCAGTCAATCTATAGATGTTTTGTTTTTTAATAAAGCAGGCAAATGGACAAGAGGTTTCGGTCATTTTTCTTATCTCATCAGTGCAATCACGCTCGTATGTCCCGATATGTATCAGGCGGAATATATTCTCAGGCTCTGGCAAATTTCTATTCTTACTTTCGGGATTCCACTCTTGGGGAGGATATTTTATGTTGCTATCAAAAAAGAAATTAGCAACGCAAAACGCTTATTAGTCGGACTTATCATTTTTTTAATGGCAGTCATTTATGATATTCTAGATTCTCTTGTATTCAATTCGGGTCTTTCTTTTACTAAGTATGCATTTTTTATTTATATCCTTGGATTTGCCGGTGTGCTCGCAAATCGTTTCATTTCTGTTCACAATGAAATAGAAGATCTAAACAAAACCCTGGAAGATAAAGTAGGAGAAAGAACAAAAGAGCTAAATGAATCTTTAAAGGAAGTAAAGCTTTTAAAAGAGCACCAGGATGGAGATTATTTTCTAACAACTCTTATCATCCAGCCTTTAGCGTCTAACGTTCCCGGAGATGATAAAATTGGAATCAAGATACTCACAAGACAAAAGAAGAAATTTGAATTTAAAAACAAGATGCATGAAATCGGAGGAGACATTTGTATTTCCGAAATCATTCATCTAAAAGGACGAAAATACACTGCATTTCTAAATGGAGACGCAATGGGAAAATCCATTCAAGGAGCAGGGGGAGCCTTGGCACTTGGAGTTGTTTTCAAATCTATTATCTCAAGAGGTAAAATATTCTCCCAAGAAGAAACTGTTTTCCCGGAGAGATGGTTGAAGCTTGCCTTTCAGGAATTGCAAAGTATCTTTGAATCTTTTGATGGCTCTATGATGGTTTCGGTTGTAATGGGGCTAGTGGATAATGATCGCGGTTTTATTTATTACATCAACGCAGAGCATCCATTTTGTGTTCTATTCAGAGACAAAAAAGCAACCTTCATCGAAAAAGAAATGAATCTTCATAAAATTGGAATGATGACAGCAGAGCATTCGGGAGATTTTAGAATCAATACTTTCAAGTTGGAAAATGGAGACATTGTTCTTATGGGCTCCGATGGAAAAGATGATATCAAGATTGGAATCGACGATAGAGGAGGGCGCGTCATCAACGAAGATGAAAGTCTATTTCTTAAAACTGTCGAAGAGGCTAATGCCGATTTAGAAAGAATCTTTTCTATCACAGAGAAAAAGGGAGAACTGACAGATGATTTTAGTTTACTCCGAATTGAGTTTAATGACCCTTATCCGGTCAATGCAGATCAAGACACCTCTCATTTAAAACTAGCTTTAGAGTATTACAATAAAGACGAATTCAGAAGAGCTTATGATATATTAGAACAAATTACAGAGCCTACTTTATCTAAAAGTTATTTGCGGCTAAAGGCAAATACTGTCTATAAAATGGGAGATTTTTACCAAGCTGCTGAGCTTTATAGTAGTTTTGTAGACTTGTATCCAGAAGAGTCTACTTTTCTTTTTGCTACTGCCAAGAGTTATAAGATGATTGGCAAATCAGATTTAGCCGCCGATTACTCCGAGCGTTTAAAACTCAGAGAGCCAAAGAATGTGAATAATCTTTTACTCTTAACGGAAGTCTATTTAGAATTAAACGCCCGCTATCGTGCAAGCAAGATGCTCGATCTGGCTTTTCTACTTGATCGGGAAAATCCAAAAGTCATTGAACTAAAAAATAGAATCAGTGGAAATTGA
- a CDS encoding alpha/beta hydrolase: MKILLLTLTLFFSTSCASTLINSFVNYERNKASLTKKTITVDNFDFAYLEGGEGETILLFHGFGGDKEHWTRFSRYLTDKYRVIAPDSPPAGESTKIESENYGYMSQVKRLHAFAQKLGLKKYHIAGNSMGGQIAGIYATEYPEEVLSLGLFDAAGVNSRNPSKLSEKLAQGKNPLIVSNEEEFDYLMKFSFVNPPYIPGFFKTDIMRKSAANKKYNEKVFSEIRSDGNLLETRLSKIKAKTLILWGDTDNIIDVSSTEIFQKGIKDNKVVILKDCGHAPMLELPEETAKHYLEFIR; this comes from the coding sequence ATGAAAATACTACTACTAACACTCACTCTTTTCTTTTCTACTTCTTGTGCATCGACTTTAATTAATAGCTTTGTAAATTACGAAAGGAATAAAGCTAGCTTAACCAAGAAAACTATTACTGTGGATAATTTCGATTTTGCGTATTTGGAAGGAGGAGAAGGGGAGACGATTTTACTCTTTCATGGATTTGGGGGAGACAAGGAGCATTGGACAAGATTCTCTCGCTACTTGACCGACAAATATCGAGTAATCGCACCGGACTCTCCACCTGCTGGCGAAAGCACAAAGATAGAATCAGAGAATTACGGGTATATGTCGCAAGTGAAAAGACTTCATGCATTTGCGCAGAAGCTTGGACTTAAGAAATATCATATCGCTGGAAATTCTATGGGTGGACAGATTGCAGGAATTTATGCAACCGAGTATCCAGAAGAAGTATTGAGTCTTGGACTTTTTGATGCCGCAGGGGTTAATAGCCGTAATCCAAGCAAGTTGTCTGAGAAATTAGCCCAGGGAAAAAATCCTCTCATTGTCAGTAACGAAGAAGAGTTTGATTATCTAATGAAATTTTCCTTTGTCAATCCTCCTTATATTCCTGGATTTTTTAAAACCGATATTATGAGAAAGTCAGCGGCTAACAAGAAGTATAACGAAAAAGTTTTTTCTGAAATTAGGTCTGATGGAAATCTTTTGGAAACTCGTCTCTCTAAGATTAAGGCAAAGACTTTGATACTCTGGGGTGATACAGATAATATCATCGACGTATCTTCTACTGAGATTTTTCAAAAAGGAATCAAGGACAACAAAGTAGTGATTCTAAAAGACTGCGGTCACGCTCCCATGCTCGAACTCCCCGAAGAAACAGCAAAACACTATCTAGAATTCATTCGGTAA
- a CDS encoding DUF262 domain-containing protein produces the protein MPKKLEKSDTSISVLLEKFNAGELGIPEIQRDYVWSKSQVRDLVESLYKEYPTGLIYLWKTKLHQS, from the coding sequence ATGCCAAAGAAACTTGAAAAATCAGACACTTCAATAAGTGTATTATTAGAGAAATTTAATGCAGGAGAGCTAGGTATTCCGGAGATTCAGCGAGACTATGTTTGGAGCAAATCCCAGGTTCGAGACCTTGTAGAATCTCTTTATAAAGAATATCCAACTGGTTTAATTTATCTTTGGAAGACTAAACTCCACCAAAGCTAA